The Oncorhynchus tshawytscha isolate Ot180627B linkage group LG20, Otsh_v2.0, whole genome shotgun sequence genome has a window encoding:
- the LOC112226287 gene encoding filaggrin-like translates to MECLNSQPQSASSENNLDSLETYSNYEESLPSPQGTPSRQGRLVKPSMSCRRKREFISDEKKDASYWEKRRKNNEAAKRSREKRRLNDMVLENRVMVLNDENCRLKTELLQLKLRFGLISTASYMEKSQQLTSGGNNGGNGRSSTSNYYSSGYSSSSQVMMNSDSSETEQSGSGGEHSQLVTYSPHGSLSDMSDGSSRDSPEPAVYGIKQEESSLEMDIGSSMFNVHHSLSSTHHQEEMESVYHSQQHHSYHHQESITSQTSQVPPPTQQRSVILYRSSSASYPGESQRQQDIDQQTAQQQSAQAGHLAQARESHTESSERLAEVTEQMERKTLDSPPYHYSDFHSEAGEGHVYRALQQEQKTQTGLAPDILQKQEAVTSHLCHNQASHCYLSTQDEEPPILTYEGGARSEGYYPEHSTSGKDTSSSDNDPRSSDKETSTDDESPSSSLSDTGSYLQHLSVSHQPGSPLPSPQDSSQSQSGDTQAEVKGTALPHKLRLKHKAMSSQQDSPTTPPPSSILPLPQHPYLALTQQQSGKERESESQPPTGFYKQPSSAESRKESGEKESSSGHHNNSRD, encoded by the coding sequence ATGGAATGCCTGAATTCACAACCCCAATCAGCAAGCTCAGAAAATAACCTGGACAGCCTAGAGACATACTCTAACTACGAAGAGTCTCTCCCATCGCCTCAAGGAACCCCCTCTCGCCAGGGGCGTCTCGTCAAGCCCAGCATGAGTTGCAGACGCAAGCGTGAGTTCATCTCTGATGAAAAGAAGGATGCATCCTACTGGGAGAAGCGGCGTAAGAACAACGAGGCGGCCAAACGCTCCAGGGAGAAGCGACGACTGAACGACATGGTGTTGGAAAACCGCGTCATGGTGCTGAATGACGAGAACTGCCGCCTGAAGACAGAGCTGCTGCAGCTGAAGCTGCGCTTTGGCCTTATCAGCACTGCCTCCTACATGGAGAAGAGCCAGCAGCTCACTAGTGGAGGCAACAATGGAGGCAACGGGAGATCCTCCACATCCAATTACTACTCCAGCGGCTACTCCAGCAGCTCCCAGGTGATGATGAACTCTGACTCCTCGGAGACTGAGCAGTCAGGCAGCGGGGGGGAGCATAGTCAACTGGTGACGTACTCCCCCCATGGGTCCCTTTCGGACATGTCAGACGGGTCCTCCCGGGACAGCCCAGAGCCTGCGGTCTACGGGATCAAGCAGGAGGAAAGCAGCCTGGAGATGGACATTGGAAGCAGCATGTTCAACGTCCACCATAGCCTGTCCTCCACACACCACCAGGAGGAGATGGAGTCGGTCTACCACAGCCAACAGCACCACTCCTACCACCACCAGGAGAGCATCACAAGCCAGACCAGTCAGGTCCCTCCACCCACCCAACAGAGGAGTGTCATCCTCTACCGCTCCAGTAGTGCCTCCTACCCTGGGGAGAGCCAAAGGCAGCAGGACATAGATCAACAGACAGCCCAACAGCAGAGTGCTCAGGCCGGCCATCTGGCCCAGGCTCGAGAGAGCCACACAGAAAGCTCAGAGAGACTGGCAGAGGTGACCGAGCAGATGGAGAGGAAGACACTAGACTCCCCTCCGTACCACTACTCAGACTTCCACAGCGAGGCAGGAGAGGGGCATGTGTACAGAGCTCTGCAACAGGAGCAAAAGACCCAGACGGGCCTCGCTCCAGACATCCTCCAAAAACAGGAGGCCGTCACATCCCACCTGTGCCACAACCAGGCTAGTCACTGCTATCTTAGCACCCAGGACGAGGAGCCCCCCATACTGACCTATGAGGGCGGGGCCAGGAGTGAGGGGTACTACCCAGAACATTCAACCTCAGGCAAAGACACCTCCTCTAGTGACAATGACCCCCGCAGCTCTGACAAGGAGACCTCCACGGACGACGAGTCCCCGTCCTCCTCCTTATCTGACACCGGGAGTTACCTCCAGCACCTGTCTGTCTCACACCAGCCAGGGTCCCCTCTGCCCTCCCCGCAGGACTCCTCCCAAAGCCAAAGCGGGGACACCCAGGCAGAGGTTAAGGGCACTGCCCTGCCTCACAAACTGCGTCTCAAACACAAAGCCATGAGCTCCCAGCAGGACTctcccaccacccctcctccttcctctatccTACCCCTGCCCCAGCACCCTTACCTGGCCCTCACGCAACAGCAGagcgggaaagagagggagagtgagagccAGCCCCCCACAGGGTTCTATAAGCAGCCGTCCTCAGCTGAGTCAAGGAAGGAGAGTGGGGAAAAGGAGTCGTCAAGCGGACACCATAACAACAGCCGAGACTAA
- the LOC112226286 gene encoding uncharacterized protein LOC112226286, translating into MSVTSEMFEEDSQDMREQSGGELSAAPGETLSFTDEAVSILTSSSLLARSLLGSTSALKRTNDPPTSGNALRRKREFIPSEKKDDGYWDKRKKNNEAAKRSREKRRVNDMVVENRVLALLEENARLRAELLALKFRFGLVKDPSNTPILPLPTAPCAPQTLAPHYYLPSGPGSHPAAHGGQFSVQGSRDAGSMSEDSGFSTPGSSSLGSPLSFEDRLSDHGKLSPHRAEELGYELHHSPAEAQVHHSGHFPGELSRVMMGKVESGEGIKNFPHKMRFKILSSGEDNRHSPIQSMGARDGPREAASGHIMLGGAEGAGVWPHKQEGEETRRGRQQQESTQYVHSVCTTLQGQTESHYHTENNVLKSHLSSLSEEVAQLKKLFSEQLLAKVN; encoded by the coding sequence ATGAGTGTGACCAGTGAGATGTTTGAAGAAGATTCTCAAGACATGAGGGAGCAGAGTGGTGGGGAGTTGAGTGCTGCACCTGGTGAGACCCTGTCCTTCACAGACGAGGCCGTGTCCATCCTGACCTCTAGCAGTCTGCTGGCCCGCTCTCTGCTTGGAAGCACCTCTGCTCTGAAGCGCACCAATGACCCGCCCACCTCTGGAAACGCCCTCAGACGGAAGCGTGAGTTCATTCCCAGCGAGAAGAAGGATGACGGCTATTGGGACAAGCGCAAGAAGAACAACGAGGCGGCCAAGCGCTCCAGGGAGAAGCGCCGCGTCAACGACATGGTGGTGGAGAATCGCGTGCTGGCGCTGCTGGAGGAGAATGCACGTCTCAGGGCCGAGCTGCTGGCACTCAAGTTCCGCTTCGGCCTGGTCAAAGATCCCTCCAACACACCCATCCTGCCCCTCCCCACAGCCCCCTGTGCTCCACAGACCTTGGCTCCACACTACTATCTGCCCAGTGGACCAGGGAGCCACCCTGCTGCCCACGGGGGCCAGTTCAGCGTGCAAGGCTCCAGGGACGCTGGCAGCATGTCAGAGGACTCTGGGTTCTCCACCCCTGGCAGCTCCAGTTTAGGGAGCCCCCTCTCCTTTGAGGACCGACTGAGTGATCATGGCAAACTGTCCCCACACAGAGCAGAGGAGCTGGGCTACGAGCTCCACCACTCTCCTGCAGAGGCCCAGGTGCACCACAGTGGACACTTCCCTGGGGAGCTCTCCAGAGTGATGATGGGGAAAGTGGAGTCTGGGGAGGGCATAAAGAACTTTCCTCACAAAATGCGCTTCAAGATCCTCAGCAGTGGAGAGGACAACAGGCACAGCCCCATACAGTCAATGGGAGCAAGAGATGGTCCCCGGGAGGCAGCCAGCGGACACATCATGTTGGGTGGAGCTGAGGGGGCAGGAGTCTGGCCACATaagcaggagggagaggagacccggAGGGGGCGACAACAGCAAGAGTCCACTCAGTATGTCCACTCAGTATGTACAACCCTACAGGGCCAGACAGAGTCTCATTACCATACAGAGAACAATGTCCTCAAGTCCCACCTCAGCTCCCTCAGTGAAGAGGTGGCCCAGCTCAAGAAGCTGTTCTCAGAGCAGCTGCTGGCTAAAGTGAACTGA